In the genome of Coregonus clupeaformis isolate EN_2021a chromosome 1, ASM2061545v1, whole genome shotgun sequence, one region contains:
- the LOC121567348 gene encoding trichohyalin-like, whose amino-acid sequence MKSTTQLSKQKLSVKTCKMTAAPATPCRPPPGFTALAVATPAMVIPRMTRRRPPAIAAPEAASTAGPGMDDTFVMILYNMYLRICAQEKENAELKIKCYQLHTEVLREERAVQRAEEWVRENQDSLPKLENILLAKEERLNQCTGSLTKIIDKTEELRPKGDEVFDQAQRLQATLESLRWKVEEEEAQWLIQGYQEHYASLEHEKVQVVLEEKTKEEKEVILEEETKEEKEVILEEETKEEVQVVLKGDTKKEKEVVLEEVTKEKKTEKKSSCFR is encoded by the exons ATGAAGTCAACCACTCAGCTGTCAAAGCAAAAGCTGTCAGTGAAAACGTGTAAAATGACTGCTGCCCCTGCCACACCTTGCCGCCCACCCCCTGGCTTCACTGCCCTGGCTGTGGCCACCCCTGCCATGGTCATACCCCGAATGACTCGCAGAAGACCACCAGCCATTGCTGCCCCAGAGGCTGCTTCTACAGCTGGCCCTGGAATGGACGACACCTTTGTCATGATTCTGTACAACATGTACCTGAGGATCTGCGCCCAG GAGAAGGAGAATGCCGAGCTGAAGATAAAGTGCTACCAGCTCCACACTGAGGTGCTGAGGGAGGAGAGGGCTGTTCAGAGGGCAGAGGAGTGGGTCCGCGAGAACCAAGACAGCCTGCCCAAGCTGGAGAACATTCTCCTGGCTAAGGAGGAGAGGCTGAACCAATGCACTGGCTCACTGACGAAAATCATTGATAAGACAGAGGAGCTGCGGCCCAAGGGGGATGAGGTGTTTGACCAAGCCCAGAGGCTGCAAGCCACCCTGGAGAGTCTTCGCTggaaggtggaggaggaagaggcacAGTGGCTTATCCAGGGATACCAGGAGCACTATGCCAGCCTGGAGCATGAGAAGGTGCAGGTGGTCCTGGAGGAGAAGaccaaggaggagaaggaggtgatCTTGGAGGAGGAGaccaaggaggagaaggaggtgatCTTGGAGGAGGAGACCAAGGAGGAGGTGCAGGTGGTCTTGAAGGGGGACACTAAAAAGGAGAAGGAGGTGGTCTTGGAGGAGGTGACCAAAGAGAAGAAGACCGAGAAGAAATCCAGCTGCTTCAGGTGA